The sequence TCAGGATAGATGTTTACTGTATGTGTTTCGTTGTGCCATCTATTTTGCAAATGGCGGGCGTAATTTAGAAAAACTAAAATGGTGGAACTGGAAAGATAAAAAATGATTTTTAATAAATAAGAGAAATATGAGAAAATAATGTCATGTTATTAGCTAAATTGTTTGATTGGTATTGCGCTTTTACTTCAGATATTCGAGGAACACTTTCTGGGCTGACAGGCAGTAGACGTTCTTTGCGTTTAAATAAAAACTGTACCTTTACTGTTAAACATAATGTGTCTGTGGGTGATAATGTATTTATTAATAGCCAATGCTATTTTGAATCGATGGCTCCAATTGTCATAGGAAATAATGTTCTTTTAGGCTATGGCACTGCTCTTCTTACCACCAATCATAATTTTAAAAATTCTAAACTCCTTATCAGAGAACAAGGTATCGTAAGTAAACCAATTACAATCCAGGATGATGTTTGGATCGGAGCCCGAGCAACTATTTTATCTGGAGTAACCGTTGGTCAAGGATCGGTCATAGCTGCAGGTGCAGTGGTTACCAAAGATGTTGAACCATATTCTATTGTCGGTGGAATTCCTGCTAGATTTATAAAAAAACGTTATTAATTTAATTTAAAAAAAACTATGAAAACTTTAATCGTTTATTATTCTCGCACTGGCAATACTGCCAAAATTGCTAAAGAACTTGCCAAAAATTTAAAAGCTGATCTTGAAATTGTCTATGATACTAAAAATAGACGGGGACCTGTTAGATGGTTTTTAGCTGGTGGGGACGGTATGGGCAAAAAAATTACTGCCATTAAAACCCCAAAATACGATCCTAGTAAATATGATCGGGTAATTATTGGAACACCTATTTGGGTTAACGCTACCCCAGCTATTCGCACCTATATTCAACAAAATGTAAAAGGGCTAAAAAAAGTAGCTTTTTTCTGCACTATGGGTGGCATTAATAGCGAAGGCGTCTTTGCTGACCTGCAAGCCGAAACTGGCAAAAAACCAATTGCTACTTTAGCTATCAGAGGAAAAGATGTTAAAGCCAAAAACTATAGTAATGCACTTCAGGAATTTGTACATAAATTGAAATAGTTATTTTTGATATAAGGTTATGGAATATGGAATCTCACAAACTGAAATTGCACGTAGAAAAAAGGCTTACTTTACATTCTCACTAACCTTAATCATTGGTCTTTTTTTAGGATCAATGATGTTTGAATTTCCTTTATCTTTATATGTTTATTTAGCAGCAGCTGTTGGTCTTTTTTTGATCGGAATTTTCTCTTTCAAATTCTTTAGCAAGCTACTTCAAACAACAATCAGATTAAATAATAATCAGCTAGAAAAAATAACAAAATCGCTTTCTGAAAAATATTCTCTATCCGACATTAATC comes from Candidatus Beckwithbacteria bacterium and encodes:
- a CDS encoding acyltransferase, with protein sequence MLLAKLFDWYCAFTSDIRGTLSGLTGSRRSLRLNKNCTFTVKHNVSVGDNVFINSQCYFESMAPIVIGNNVLLGYGTALLTTNHNFKNSKLLIREQGIVSKPITIQDDVWIGARATILSGVTVGQGSVIAAGAVVTKDVEPYSIVGGIPARFIKKRY